In the genome of Streptomyces sp. V2I9, one region contains:
- the secD gene encoding protein translocase subunit SecD translates to MTRATVVRAVLAVAVLLVSVFITLTMSPRLGLDLQGGTRIVLQARDTATVKADRETTDRTLEVLRRRIDSLGVSEPTLTRSGEDRIIVELPDVQDPRQAAEVIGRTAQLSFHAVEGPGAEGPGAEDPDGKAPDGKVPDPAPTTDPDGLTLPDEQGRSLALGPSRLSGAGVDDATAAFDAQGGAGWSVSLKFHKGAGQDWKKLTGEAACHPAGDDRRRVAIVLDEKVISSPQVAPSVGCRVGLPSGTTQITGSFSADEARDLALLIKGGALPVPVEIVEQRTVGPTLGAAAIDASAKAALIGAAATALFITLVYRLFGALAAVALAAYGVISYAALVALGVTLTLPGLAGFVLAIGMAVDANVLVFERAREECADRPKRSLRSALTTGFTKAWSAVADSNATTLIAAGLLFFLGSGPVKGFGVTLAIGVVASMFSALVIARALTEIAANSRFVSDYRNVNGIGRPGAVRTWLVRKDPRLFRRPVRWLVVSAALVAVAVAGIVVRGVDLGVEFTGGRLVEYSTSRPVDVETARDTLAAAGFEDAEVTTAGDGDLSVRTGKLDNDGEHALRTALAEEGGETKKVRDELIGPSLGDELRRNALIALGVAVAVQLAYLAVRFRWTFAVASVVAMVHDVILVVGAFAWLGRPVDGIFLAALLTVIGYSVNDSVVVFDRVRELWGANRRAPLDTVARRAVLQTVPRTVNTGMGALFILAALALLGGDSLADFAIALLIGIVVGTWSSVFTAVPGALVLERSAEAPPPPAPGKGKGTSRGKGRPARRDPLDNGARV, encoded by the coding sequence ATGACTCGCGCCACCGTGGTGCGAGCGGTTCTGGCCGTCGCCGTACTGCTCGTGTCCGTATTCATCACCCTGACCATGTCGCCCAGACTCGGCCTCGACCTCCAGGGCGGCACCCGTATCGTGCTCCAGGCCCGTGACACCGCCACGGTGAAGGCGGACCGGGAGACCACCGACCGCACGCTGGAGGTGCTGCGCCGGCGGATCGACTCGCTCGGCGTCTCCGAACCGACCCTGACCCGGTCCGGTGAGGACCGGATCATCGTCGAACTGCCCGACGTCCAGGATCCGCGCCAGGCTGCCGAAGTGATCGGCCGGACGGCGCAGCTGTCCTTCCACGCGGTGGAGGGCCCGGGCGCCGAGGGCCCGGGGGCCGAGGATCCGGACGGGAAGGCCCCGGACGGGAAAGTTCCTGACCCCGCTCCCACCACCGATCCGGACGGGCTGACGCTCCCCGACGAGCAGGGCCGCTCCCTGGCGCTCGGCCCGTCCCGGCTCTCCGGCGCGGGCGTCGACGACGCCACCGCCGCGTTCGACGCGCAGGGCGGAGCGGGCTGGAGCGTGTCGCTGAAGTTCCACAAGGGCGCCGGCCAGGACTGGAAGAAACTGACCGGCGAGGCCGCCTGCCACCCGGCGGGGGACGACCGGCGGAGGGTCGCCATCGTCCTCGACGAGAAGGTCATCTCCTCGCCGCAGGTCGCCCCCTCCGTCGGGTGCCGGGTCGGGCTGCCGTCCGGGACCACCCAGATCACCGGCTCGTTCAGCGCGGACGAGGCACGGGACCTGGCGCTGCTCATCAAGGGCGGGGCCCTGCCGGTGCCCGTCGAGATCGTCGAACAGCGGACCGTCGGCCCGACGCTCGGCGCGGCGGCCATCGACGCGAGTGCGAAGGCCGCCCTCATCGGGGCGGCCGCGACCGCCCTCTTCATCACCCTCGTCTACCGCCTCTTCGGCGCACTGGCCGCCGTGGCGCTGGCCGCGTACGGGGTGATCTCCTACGCGGCGCTCGTCGCCCTCGGCGTCACGCTGACCCTGCCCGGACTCGCCGGTTTCGTCCTGGCGATCGGGATGGCGGTCGACGCGAACGTCCTGGTCTTCGAACGGGCCAGGGAGGAGTGCGCCGACCGGCCGAAACGTTCCCTGCGCTCCGCGTTGACGACCGGATTCACGAAGGCGTGGAGCGCGGTCGCCGACTCCAACGCGACCACGCTGATCGCCGCCGGGCTCCTCTTCTTCCTGGGCTCGGGCCCGGTCAAGGGCTTCGGCGTCACGCTCGCCATCGGGGTCGTCGCCTCGATGTTCTCCGCCCTGGTCATCGCCCGCGCGCTCACCGAGATCGCCGCGAACTCCCGCTTCGTCAGCGACTACCGGAACGTCAACGGCATCGGACGCCCCGGAGCGGTACGGACCTGGCTGGTCCGCAAGGACCCGCGGCTGTTCCGGAGGCCGGTCCGCTGGCTCGTCGTCTCGGCCGCGCTGGTCGCCGTCGCGGTGGCCGGGATCGTGGTGCGCGGGGTCGATCTGGGCGTCGAGTTCACCGGGGGCCGGCTGGTCGAGTACTCCACCAGCCGCCCGGTCGACGTCGAGACGGCACGCGACACGCTGGCCGCCGCCGGGTTCGAGGACGCCGAGGTCACCACGGCGGGCGACGGCGATCTGTCCGTACGCACCGGGAAGCTCGACAACGACGGCGAACACGCGCTGCGGACCGCGCTGGCGGAGGAGGGCGGCGAGACGAAGAAGGTACGGGACGAGCTGATCGGCCCCAGCCTCGGCGACGAACTGCGGCGCAACGCGCTGATCGCCCTGGGGGTCGCGGTGGCCGTGCAGCTGGCCTACCTCGCGGTCCGGTTCCGCTGGACGTTCGCGGTGGCGTCCGTCGTGGCGATGGTGCACGACGTGATCCTCGTGGTGGGCGCGTTCGCCTGGCTGGGGCGACCGGTGGACGGCATCTTCCTGGCCGCCCTCCTCACCGTCATCGGCTACTCGGTCAACGACTCGGTGGTCGTCTTCGACCGGGTACGGGAACTGTGGGGGGCGAACCGGCGGGCCCCGCTGGACACCGTCGCCCGCCGGGCGGTCCTCCAGACCGTTCCGCGTACGGTGAACACCGGCATGGGCGCCCTGTTCATCCTGGCCGCCCTCGCGCTGCTGGGCGGCGATTCGCTCGCCGACTTCGCGATCGCCCTGCTCATCGGCATCGTCGTGGGCACCTGGTCCTCCGTGTTCACCGCCGTGCCCGGAGCCCTCGTACTGGAACGGAGCGCCGAGGCCCCGCCGCCGCCCGCACCGGGGAAGGGGAAGGGCACATCGCGCGGGAAGGGCCGTCCGGCGCGGCGCGACCCGCTCGACAACGGGGCGCGCGTCTGA
- a CDS encoding beta-ketoacyl-ACP synthase III: MTGSRVVALGHYQPAKVLTNDDLAAMVDTSDEWITSRVGIKTRHVGGPDEPVDEMAAHAAGKALAGAGLDPSDIDLVLVATSTAIDRSPSMSARVAARLGMGSPAVMDINVVCSGFTHALATADHAIRAGAATRALVIGADKMADIGDWTDRSTCVLLGDGAGAAVVTADPADAPDGPGIGPVLWGSVPEMGNAVRIEGTPPRFAQEGQSVYRWATTQLPPIARRVCEKAGIAPEELGAVVLHQANLRIIEPVARKIGAVNAVIAKDVVDSGNTSAASIPMALSKLVERGEVVSGAYALLFGFGGNLSYAGQVIRCP; this comes from the coding sequence ATGACCGGCTCACGTGTCGTGGCGCTCGGCCACTACCAGCCCGCCAAGGTGCTCACCAACGACGACCTGGCGGCCATGGTCGACACGAGCGACGAGTGGATCACCAGCCGGGTCGGCATCAAGACCCGCCACGTGGGCGGCCCCGACGAGCCGGTGGACGAGATGGCCGCCCACGCCGCCGGCAAGGCGCTGGCCGGTGCCGGGCTCGACCCCTCGGACATCGACCTGGTCCTCGTCGCCACCTCCACCGCGATCGACCGGTCCCCGAGCATGTCCGCGCGGGTCGCCGCCCGGCTCGGCATGGGCTCGCCCGCCGTCATGGACATCAACGTGGTGTGCTCCGGCTTCACCCACGCCCTGGCCACCGCCGACCACGCGATCCGCGCAGGTGCGGCCACCCGCGCGCTGGTCATCGGCGCCGACAAGATGGCCGACATCGGCGACTGGACCGACCGGAGCACCTGCGTCCTGCTCGGCGACGGTGCGGGTGCGGCGGTCGTCACCGCCGACCCGGCGGATGCCCCGGACGGTCCGGGCATCGGGCCGGTGCTGTGGGGCTCCGTGCCGGAGATGGGCAACGCGGTCCGGATCGAGGGGACGCCGCCGCGCTTCGCGCAGGAGGGCCAGTCCGTCTACCGCTGGGCCACCACCCAGCTCCCGCCGATCGCCCGCCGGGTCTGCGAGAAGGCGGGCATCGCCCCGGAGGAGCTGGGCGCGGTCGTCCTCCACCAGGCCAACCTGCGGATCATCGAACCGGTCGCCCGGAAGATCGGCGCGGTCAACGCCGTCATCGCCAAGGACGTGGTGGACTCCGGCAACACCTCCGCCGCCTCCATCCCGATGGCCCTGTCCAAACTCGTCGAACGCGGCGAGGTCGTCTCCGGCGCGTACGCCCTGCTCTTCGGGTTCGGCGGGAACCTCTCGTACGCGGGCCAGGTCATCCGCTGCCCCTGA
- a CDS encoding LysR family transcriptional regulator: protein MELELRHLRTVRAIADTGSLTKAAAALGLAQPALSAQLRRIEKALGGVLFDRDHTGARATPLGELVLERARVVLPAVSELQAEAVRFANATGSLDRFRLGGTHGPLLGGLVDRMAAAHPSAQVSTYTSWSVGEIASLVIDGRLDFALIGTCGESPPPLPDRLVWEVVGVDPVFVMLPEEHPLAGEAELELAALADEGWADVPGEGCFADCFTAACARSGFTPVSVFETDTASVVHLVQVGRAIGLCRATFPPTPGVVTRPLAGAPLSWRHLVGWHPHSPAADAAARTVTGATRAAYTEAVSRSPSYARWLGAHPRFGTVA, encoded by the coding sequence ATGGAGCTGGAGTTGCGCCATCTGAGAACGGTCCGTGCCATAGCCGACACCGGCAGCCTCACCAAGGCCGCCGCCGCACTGGGGCTTGCCCAGCCCGCTCTCAGCGCTCAGTTGAGGCGGATCGAGAAGGCCCTGGGAGGCGTTCTCTTCGACCGCGACCACACCGGAGCACGCGCCACCCCGCTCGGGGAGCTGGTGCTGGAGCGGGCGCGGGTGGTCCTGCCCGCGGTCAGCGAACTCCAGGCGGAGGCGGTGCGGTTCGCCAACGCGACGGGGTCGCTGGACCGGTTCCGGCTGGGCGGTACGCACGGTCCGCTGCTCGGCGGCCTGGTGGACCGGATGGCCGCGGCGCATCCGTCGGCGCAGGTGTCGACGTACACCTCGTGGTCGGTGGGCGAGATCGCCTCGCTGGTGATCGACGGACGGCTGGACTTCGCGTTGATCGGGACGTGCGGCGAGAGTCCGCCGCCGCTGCCGGACCGGCTGGTGTGGGAGGTCGTCGGGGTGGATCCGGTGTTCGTGATGCTGCCGGAGGAGCACCCGCTCGCCGGAGAAGCGGAGTTGGAGCTGGCCGCGCTCGCGGACGAGGGCTGGGCGGACGTTCCGGGGGAAGGCTGCTTCGCCGACTGCTTCACCGCGGCCTGCGCCCGGTCCGGCTTCACCCCGGTGTCGGTGTTCGAAACGGACACCGCTTCCGTCGTCCACCTGGTGCAGGTGGGGCGGGCGATCGGGCTGTGCCGGGCGACGTTCCCGCCCACGCCCGGCGTGGTGACCCGACCGCTGGCCGGCGCCCCGCTCAGCTGGCGCCATCTGGTGGGCTGGCACCCGCACTCCCCCGCCGCCGACGCCGCGGCGAGGACGGTGACCGGGGCGACCCGCGCGGCGTACACGGAGGCGGTGTCCCGCAGCCCGAGCTACGCGCGGTGGCTCGGCGCGCACCCGAGGTTCGGCACGGTGGCCTGA
- the fdhD gene encoding formate dehydrogenase accessory sulfurtransferase FdhD encodes MGRATERRRTLRIRDGAVSTRADTLVAEEPLEIRLNGRPLAITMRTPGDDFALAAGFLVSEGVIAEGEEVQSIVYCAGATADGGNSYNVVDVKLAPGVRVPDITLERNVYTTSSCGLCGKASLDAVRTTTRHPVADTPPVRVSPELLSALPDRLRAAQRVFDRTGGLHAAALFSEEGELLDVREDVGRHNAVDKLVGRALTDHRLPLSRTVLLVSGRASFELAQKAVMAGIPVLAAVSAPSSLAVDLAAEAGLTLVGFLRGASMNVYAGEHRIALEREPDRV; translated from the coding sequence ATGGGACGGGCCACCGAACGCCGCCGCACCCTCCGCATCCGGGACGGGGCGGTCTCCACCCGCGCGGACACCCTCGTGGCGGAGGAGCCCCTGGAGATCCGGCTGAACGGCCGCCCGCTGGCCATCACCATGCGCACGCCGGGCGACGACTTCGCGCTGGCGGCGGGCTTCCTGGTCAGTGAGGGGGTGATCGCCGAGGGCGAGGAGGTCCAGTCGATCGTCTACTGCGCCGGGGCGACGGCCGACGGCGGCAACAGCTACAACGTGGTGGACGTGAAGCTCGCGCCCGGCGTCCGCGTCCCCGACATCACGCTGGAGCGCAACGTCTACACCACCTCCTCGTGCGGTCTGTGCGGCAAGGCCAGCCTGGACGCGGTCCGCACCACCACCCGGCACCCCGTGGCCGACACGCCCCCGGTGCGGGTCTCCCCCGAGCTGCTGTCCGCCCTGCCGGACCGGCTGCGGGCCGCGCAGCGGGTGTTCGACCGGACGGGTGGCCTGCACGCCGCCGCCCTGTTCTCCGAGGAGGGCGAGCTGCTGGACGTGCGCGAGGACGTCGGCCGGCACAACGCGGTGGACAAGCTGGTGGGCCGGGCGCTGACCGACCACCGGCTGCCCCTGTCGCGGACCGTACTGCTGGTGTCGGGCCGGGCGTCGTTCGAGTTGGCGCAGAAGGCCGTGATGGCGGGGATCCCGGTGCTGGCGGCGGTCTCGGCGCCGTCGTCGCTCGCCGTGGACCTGGCGGCGGAGGCCGGACTGACGCTGGTCGGGTTCCTGCGCGGCGCCTCGATGAACGTGTACGCCGGTGAGCACCGGATCGCCCTGGAGCGGGAGCCCGACCGGGTCTGA
- a CDS encoding long-chain fatty acid--CoA ligase translates to MPAAPQVGGLADVVFDYAEDDPHRVALARKDAGGQWRDVTSEAFRDQVLALARGLIADGVRFGDRVALMSRTRYEWTLFDFALWTVGAQSVPVYPTSSAEQVLWMLHDAEVVAVVVEHEDHAMTVGSVIDRLPRLKRLWQLDAGALDELLAAGASIDDDVVQRHRRAVTPDSVATVIYTSGTTGRPKGCVITHASLMFESDTMVTRWEPVFHSRPGDEAATLLFLPLAHVFGRMVEIAAVRGRVKLGHQPELSASALMPDLLTFRPTFILAVPYIFEKVFGGARRTAEAEGRAGPFDKAVDVAVKYAEALEQKAFGAGPGPSAGLRMQHQFFDKVVYKKVRDAMGGRMRHAMSGGSGMDRRLGLFFAGAGVSVFEGYGLTETSAAATANPPERTRYGTVGRPIPGTAVHIADDGEVWVNGPNVFSGYLGDPASTRAVLHEGWLATGDLGSLDDDGYLTITGRKKEILVTSGGKSVSPAGLEERVRAHPLVAQCIVVGNDRPYIAALVTVDQESVDHWLTMQGRPALSPAELVRDPDLEMEVRRAVVAANTAVSQAESIRTFRILAHPFTEELGLLTPSLKLKRKAIETAYAIEVDALYH, encoded by the coding sequence GTGCCGGCGGCGCCTCAGGTCGGCGGTCTGGCCGACGTGGTCTTCGACTACGCGGAGGACGATCCGCACCGCGTGGCGCTGGCACGCAAGGATGCCGGGGGCCAGTGGCGCGATGTGACGTCCGAGGCGTTCCGCGATCAGGTGCTGGCCCTGGCCAGGGGGCTGATCGCGGACGGGGTGCGGTTCGGCGACCGGGTCGCGCTGATGTCCCGTACGCGCTACGAGTGGACTCTGTTCGACTTCGCGCTGTGGACCGTCGGGGCCCAGTCGGTGCCGGTCTACCCGACCTCCTCCGCCGAGCAGGTCCTGTGGATGCTGCACGACGCGGAGGTGGTGGCGGTCGTGGTCGAGCACGAGGACCACGCGATGACCGTGGGGTCGGTGATCGACCGGCTGCCGCGGCTGAAGCGGCTGTGGCAGTTGGACGCCGGAGCGCTGGACGAACTGCTCGCGGCGGGCGCGTCCATCGACGACGACGTGGTGCAGCGGCACCGGCGCGCGGTGACCCCCGACTCCGTGGCGACCGTCATCTACACCTCGGGCACGACGGGCCGCCCCAAGGGGTGCGTGATCACCCACGCAAGCCTCATGTTCGAGAGCGACACGATGGTGACGCGCTGGGAGCCGGTGTTCCACTCCCGGCCGGGCGACGAGGCGGCCACCCTCCTGTTCCTGCCGCTGGCCCACGTCTTCGGGCGGATGGTCGAGATCGCCGCGGTCCGGGGCCGGGTCAAGCTCGGCCATCAGCCGGAGCTGTCCGCGAGCGCGCTGATGCCGGACCTGCTGACGTTCCGGCCGACGTTCATCCTGGCGGTGCCGTACATCTTCGAGAAGGTGTTCGGCGGAGCCCGGCGCACGGCCGAGGCGGAGGGCCGGGCGGGACCGTTCGACAAGGCCGTCGATGTCGCGGTGAAGTACGCGGAGGCCCTGGAGCAGAAGGCGTTCGGTGCCGGGCCCGGCCCCTCGGCAGGACTGCGGATGCAGCACCAGTTCTTCGACAAGGTCGTCTACAAGAAGGTCCGTGACGCGATGGGCGGCCGGATGCGGCACGCGATGTCGGGCGGCTCGGGCATGGACCGCCGGCTCGGGCTGTTCTTCGCGGGCGCGGGGGTGAGCGTCTTCGAGGGGTACGGGCTGACCGAGACGAGCGCGGCGGCGACGGCGAACCCTCCCGAGCGCACCCGGTACGGGACCGTCGGCCGCCCGATACCGGGCACAGCGGTGCACATCGCGGACGACGGCGAGGTGTGGGTGAACGGGCCGAACGTGTTCTCCGGCTATCTCGGCGACCCGGCGTCCACCCGTGCGGTGCTGCACGAGGGCTGGCTGGCGACCGGGGACCTCGGTTCGCTGGACGACGACGGCTATCTGACGATCACCGGGCGGAAGAAGGAGATCCTGGTGACGTCCGGCGGCAAGAGCGTCTCCCCGGCCGGTCTGGAGGAGCGCGTACGGGCGCATCCGCTGGTGGCGCAGTGCATCGTCGTCGGCAACGACCGCCCGTACATCGCGGCGCTCGTCACCGTGGACCAGGAGTCCGTGGACCACTGGCTGACGATGCAGGGCCGACCCGCGCTGAGCCCGGCCGAGCTGGTGCGCGACCCGGACCTGGAGATGGAGGTCCGCCGGGCGGTGGTGGCCGCCAACACGGCCGTGTCACAGGCCGAGTCGATCCGCACCTTCCGGATCCTGGCGCATCCGTTCACCGAGGAACTGGGGCTGCTGACGCCGTCGCTGAAACTGAAGCGGAAGGCGATAGAGACGGCGTACGCGATCGAGGTCGACGCGCTGTACCACTGA
- a CDS encoding RICIN domain-containing protein has product MSGELAPVVEAGPYRLRNVGSRLLLEVHGAARGSGARVQQGLDDGTAAQVWRLSPVHEGAALFHLVNEHSGKRLDVAGAGTEKGVRIQQWKANNFGAQEWLIEQHAEAPGTVTLVSFVSGLVMEVADASTEAGGTVQQWEDTDSPFQWWRLEPVT; this is encoded by the coding sequence ATGAGCGGCGAACTCGCACCGGTCGTCGAGGCGGGCCCGTACCGCCTGCGCAACGTCGGCAGCCGGCTGCTGCTGGAGGTGCACGGCGCGGCCAGGGGCAGCGGGGCCAGGGTTCAGCAGGGCCTCGACGACGGGACGGCCGCCCAGGTGTGGCGGCTGTCCCCCGTCCACGAGGGCGCGGCCCTCTTCCACCTGGTCAACGAGCACAGCGGGAAGCGGCTGGACGTGGCGGGCGCGGGCACCGAGAAGGGCGTCCGCATCCAGCAGTGGAAGGCCAACAACTTCGGCGCCCAGGAGTGGCTGATCGAACAGCACGCGGAGGCGCCCGGCACGGTGACGCTGGTGAGCTTCGTCAGCGGCCTCGTCATGGAGGTCGCGGACGCCTCCACGGAGGCCGGAGGGACGGTCCAGCAGTGGGAGGACACCGACTCCCCCTTCCAGTGGTGGCGGTTGGAGCCGGTGACGTAG
- a CDS encoding 4a-hydroxytetrahydrobiopterin dehydratase, whose product MTAEPLSPAEIDRRLESLPGWTLQGGDRITRTFRLPSHVAAAALTAHIAAIQDEVNHHSELTLGYDTVALSVRTHDAGGTVTEKDFALATRVTAAAPAHGAE is encoded by the coding sequence ATGACCGCCGAGCCGCTGTCACCCGCCGAGATCGACCGCCGACTGGAGAGCCTGCCCGGCTGGACGCTGCAAGGGGGCGACCGGATCACCCGGACCTTCCGGCTGCCCTCCCACGTGGCCGCCGCGGCGCTGACGGCCCACATCGCCGCGATCCAGGACGAGGTGAACCATCACTCGGAACTGACCCTCGGCTACGACACGGTGGCCCTCTCCGTCCGCACGCACGACGCGGGAGGCACGGTCACCGAGAAGGACTTCGCTCTCGCCACCCGGGTGACGGCCGCAGCCCCGGCCCACGGCGCCGAGTAG
- a CDS encoding class I SAM-dependent methyltransferase — MSSHAGHGHHDTPAPATSVHAHAHGHAHGSGGDPETDIDWDVLGPLLEQEAELNAAQYEEAARWIAALPTAPEVRRILDVGSGPGVVSCLLAEVFPGAEVVAVDATPALLERATNRARRLGLGDRFRTLTAELPADIGILDEADLIWAGNSLHHLGDQRAALAGFASLLRPGGTVALVEGGLPTRRLPRDIGIGEPGLEARMGAAAAARFERMRSELPGAQRETEDWRALFSAVGLAPQGTRSFLLDLPAPLSGPAREHVVASIAREREVLGDLLTSEDSAVLERLLDPEDPEGLHHRPDVHLLSARTVHLGRRA; from the coding sequence ATGAGCAGCCATGCCGGCCACGGCCACCACGACACGCCCGCCCCCGCCACCTCCGTGCACGCGCACGCCCACGGTCACGCGCACGGGTCCGGGGGCGATCCCGAGACGGACATCGACTGGGACGTCCTCGGCCCCCTGCTGGAACAGGAGGCCGAACTCAACGCCGCGCAGTACGAGGAGGCGGCACGCTGGATCGCCGCCCTGCCCACCGCGCCCGAGGTCCGCCGCATCCTGGACGTCGGCAGCGGCCCCGGTGTCGTCTCCTGCCTGCTGGCCGAGGTCTTCCCCGGCGCCGAGGTGGTCGCCGTGGACGCGACGCCCGCTCTCCTGGAACGCGCGACGAACCGTGCGCGACGCCTCGGGCTGGGCGACCGCTTCCGGACCCTGACCGCCGAACTCCCCGCAGACATCGGCATCCTGGACGAGGCCGATCTGATCTGGGCGGGAAACTCCCTGCACCATCTGGGCGATCAGCGCGCCGCCCTGGCGGGATTCGCCTCCCTGCTGCGGCCGGGCGGCACGGTCGCGCTCGTCGAAGGCGGACTTCCGACCCGGCGACTGCCCCGCGACATCGGCATCGGGGAGCCCGGCCTGGAGGCCCGGATGGGCGCGGCCGCCGCCGCCCGCTTCGAGCGCATGCGCTCCGAACTTCCCGGAGCCCAGCGGGAGACCGAGGACTGGCGTGCCCTGTTCAGCGCGGTCGGACTCGCCCCGCAGGGCACCCGCAGCTTCCTCCTCGACCTGCCCGCTCCGCTCTCCGGCCCCGCCCGCGAGCACGTCGTCGCGAGCATCGCCCGCGAGCGCGAGGTGCTGGGTGATCTGCTGACGTCGGAGGACAGCGCCGTACTGGAACGGCTGCTGGACCCCGAGGACCCCGAGGGGCTCCACCACCGCCCCGACGTCCACCTGCTCTCCGCCCGCACGGTGCATCTGGGCCGCCGCGCCTGA
- a CDS encoding DNA-binding protein, which yields MSDPSGTAGDVPADDFPHGAGNPARRALRAAGYTRLAQLTTVTAADVLALHGVGPKAIRVLREALAAEGLAFAGE from the coding sequence ATGAGCGACCCGTCCGGTACGGCGGGGGACGTGCCCGCCGACGATTTTCCGCACGGGGCCGGCAATCCGGCCCGGCGCGCGCTGAGGGCGGCGGGCTACACCCGCCTCGCCCAGCTCACGACCGTGACCGCCGCCGACGTGCTCGCGCTCCACGGGGTGGGCCCGAAGGCGATCAGGGTGCTCCGCGAGGCGCTGGCCGCCGAGGGGCTGGCCTTCGCGGGGGAGTGA
- a CDS encoding aldo/keto reductase yields MSQVPSITLNNGLDMPQLGFGVWQVPDDEAENAVATAIETGYRSIDTAAIYENETGTGKAIAASGVGRDELFVTTKLWNSEQGHDSTLRAFDASLDRLGLDYVDLYLIHWPVPAKDAYTDTYKAFEKILADGRAKAIGVSNFHPEHLKRLLAETSVVPAVNQIELHPQLQQAESRAFHADHGIVTEAWSPLGQGKGLLEVPTVVAIARKHGRTPAQVVLRWHLQTGTVVIPKSVTPSRIKENLDVFGFELDADDLAAFAALDEGKRLGPDPAEFNVGA; encoded by the coding sequence GTGAGCCAGGTCCCCTCCATCACCCTCAACAACGGCCTCGACATGCCGCAGCTCGGTTTCGGCGTCTGGCAGGTGCCGGACGACGAGGCGGAGAACGCGGTCGCCACCGCCATCGAGACCGGGTACCGGAGCATCGACACCGCCGCGATCTACGAGAACGAGACGGGCACCGGCAAGGCCATCGCCGCTTCCGGCGTCGGCCGCGACGAACTCTTCGTGACCACGAAGCTGTGGAACAGCGAGCAGGGTCACGACAGCACCCTGCGCGCCTTCGACGCCTCGCTGGACAGGCTCGGCCTGGACTACGTCGATCTGTACCTGATCCACTGGCCGGTCCCGGCGAAGGACGCGTACACCGACACGTACAAGGCGTTCGAGAAGATCCTCGCCGACGGCCGCGCGAAGGCCATCGGCGTGTCGAACTTCCACCCCGAGCACCTGAAGCGGCTGCTCGCCGAGACCTCCGTGGTCCCCGCCGTCAACCAGATCGAGCTGCACCCGCAGCTCCAGCAGGCCGAGTCCCGCGCCTTCCACGCCGACCACGGCATCGTCACCGAGGCGTGGTCGCCGCTGGGCCAGGGCAAGGGCCTGCTGGAGGTGCCGACGGTCGTCGCCATCGCCCGGAAGCACGGCCGCACCCCCGCCCAGGTGGTGCTGCGCTGGCACCTGCAGACCGGCACCGTCGTGATCCCGAAGTCCGTGACCCCGTCGCGGATCAAGGAGAACCTCGACGTGTTCGGCTTCGAACTGGACGCCGACGACCTCGCCGCCTTCGCGGCCCTGGACGAGGGCAAGCGGCTCGGCCCGGACCCGGCCGAGTTCAACGTCGGCGCCTGA
- a CDS encoding helix-turn-helix domain-containing protein: MTTVLTDTGVGPLLREWREHRRISQLELALRADSSARHISFIETGRSRPSEDMVLRLAEELDVPVRERNALLVVAGYAPRYAQTPLDDPAMSSLRESLDRLLTAYEPYPALVVDGVYGVVAANRGIALLLEGVPEKLLAPPVNAMRLTLHPEGLAPRIVNLPEWRADLLAQMERQIALVRSPALRELYEEVAAYPAPGRTTPERAAVTAPGGGQDGTGRHGGAGRAGGTGRQRKATAFALPMLLEHGGHVLSFVSSIATFNTPMDVTVAELAIETFLPADRETAAFLHAHVPRDA, from the coding sequence ATGACGACTGTCCTGACCGACACAGGAGTAGGGCCGCTGCTGCGGGAGTGGCGGGAACACCGGCGCATCAGCCAGTTGGAGCTGGCCCTGCGCGCGGATTCCTCCGCCCGCCACATCTCGTTCATCGAGACGGGCCGGTCACGGCCGAGCGAGGACATGGTCCTGCGGCTGGCCGAGGAGCTGGATGTCCCCGTCCGTGAGCGCAACGCCCTGCTCGTGGTGGCCGGTTACGCGCCCCGCTACGCGCAGACGCCGCTCGACGACCCCGCGATGTCCTCCCTGCGCGAGAGCCTCGACCGGCTGCTCACCGCGTACGAGCCGTATCCGGCGCTCGTGGTGGACGGCGTCTACGGAGTGGTGGCCGCCAACCGGGGGATCGCCCTGCTGCTGGAAGGGGTGCCGGAGAAGCTGCTGGCCCCGCCCGTGAACGCCATGCGGCTCACGCTCCACCCGGAAGGGCTCGCCCCGCGCATCGTGAACCTTCCGGAGTGGCGGGCCGACCTGCTGGCGCAGATGGAGCGGCAGATCGCCCTCGTACGCTCACCCGCCCTGCGCGAACTGTACGAGGAGGTGGCCGCCTACCCGGCCCCTGGACGGACGACCCCCGAACGGGCCGCCGTCACGGCCCCCGGAGGCGGGCAGGACGGTACCGGGCGGCACGGAGGCGCCGGACGGGCGGGCGGTACGGGCCGGCAGCGGAAGGCCACCGCGTTCGCGTTGCCGATGCTGCTCGAACACGGCGGCCACGTCCTGTCGTTCGTGTCGTCGATCGCAACGTTCAACACACCGATGGACGTGACGGTGGCCGAGCTGGCCATCGAGACGTTCCTCCCCGCCGACCGGGAGACCGCCGCCTTTCTGCACGCCCACGTACCTCGTGATGCCTGA